The proteins below are encoded in one region of Alistipes communis:
- a CDS encoding thymidine kinase: protein MFLENASQKGWIEVICGSMFSGKTEELIRRLRRAQFANLRVEIFKPCVDTRYSDEEVVSHDAHAIRSTPVESAQNILLLTSDVDVVGIDEAQFFDEGIVDVCRALADSGVRVIAAGLDMDYTGKPFGPMPALMATAEYVTKVHAICVRCGNLAHHSHRLTADEKQVMLGAQDSYEPICRHCFARLRAGKE, encoded by the coding sequence ATGTTTCTGGAAAATGCCAGTCAGAAGGGGTGGATCGAGGTGATCTGCGGGTCGATGTTCTCGGGCAAGACCGAGGAGCTGATCCGCCGCCTGCGCCGCGCCCAGTTCGCCAACCTGCGGGTGGAGATTTTCAAACCCTGCGTCGATACGCGCTACTCCGACGAGGAGGTGGTGTCGCACGACGCCCACGCCATCCGGTCGACGCCGGTCGAATCGGCTCAGAATATCCTGCTGCTGACCTCCGACGTCGACGTGGTGGGGATCGACGAAGCGCAGTTCTTCGACGAGGGGATCGTCGACGTGTGCCGGGCGTTGGCCGACAGCGGCGTGCGGGTGATCGCCGCGGGGCTGGATATGGACTATACGGGCAAACCGTTCGGTCCGATGCCGGCGCTCATGGCCACGGCGGAGTACGTCACGAAGGTGCACGCGATCTGCGTGCGGTGCGGCAATCTGGCGCACCATTCGCACCGCCTGACGGCCGACGAGAAGCAGGTGATGCTGGGCGCGCAGGATTCCTACGAACCGATCTGCCGCCACTGCTTCGCCCGGCTTCGCGCAGGGAAGGAGTGA
- a CDS encoding YitT family protein — translation MKRPRVNRQAVVGTVLEYVWMIFGMFIYSFGWLACIMPANTLGGGAAGLSLLFYHITGLPIGMLTLIVNGVLLLIGGTIVGWNFGMKTIFCIAMLSVTMSVLQPLLAAVTPAGQTLFALDPVSDRILLVILGGIIAGIGIAICFRQGGSTGGTDIIAMIVNKYKTISYGRIVMTVDSMIILSSLFVGDMGVDSVIYGFVVTAVLGYTVDVIQAGNQQSSQIFVFTRRYEAMADQIIATTRHSATILDATGWYSKEDIKVVVVVCRKRETSQLLKLVRGVDGDAFISVGSVMGVYGKGFEALNKV, via the coding sequence ATGAAAAGACCCAGGGTAAACCGTCAGGCGGTCGTCGGAACCGTCCTCGAATATGTCTGGATGATTTTCGGCATGTTCATCTACTCGTTCGGGTGGCTGGCCTGCATCATGCCCGCCAACACGCTGGGAGGCGGTGCAGCCGGTCTGTCGCTGCTGTTCTACCATATCACGGGACTGCCCATCGGCATGTTGACGCTCATCGTCAACGGCGTGCTGCTGCTCATCGGCGGCACGATCGTGGGGTGGAACTTCGGCATGAAGACCATCTTCTGCATCGCCATGCTCTCGGTCACGATGTCGGTGCTGCAACCGCTGCTGGCTGCCGTTACGCCGGCCGGGCAGACGCTCTTCGCGCTCGATCCCGTCAGCGACCGCATCCTGCTGGTCATCCTGGGCGGCATCATCGCCGGCATCGGCATCGCCATCTGCTTCCGGCAGGGCGGCTCGACGGGCGGCACGGACATCATCGCCATGATCGTCAACAAGTACAAGACGATCAGCTACGGCCGCATCGTGATGACCGTCGACTCGATGATCATCCTCTCGTCGCTGTTCGTGGGCGACATGGGCGTCGACTCGGTCATCTACGGCTTCGTCGTCACGGCGGTGCTGGGCTATACGGTCGACGTGATCCAGGCCGGCAACCAGCAGTCGAGCCAGATCTTCGTCTTCACGCGCCGTTACGAGGCGATGGCCGACCAGATCATCGCCACCACGCGCCACAGCGCCACGATCCTCGACGCTACGGGCTGGTACTCGAAGGAGGACATCAAAGTCGTGGTCGTGGTCTGCCGCAAGCGCGAAACCTCCCAGCTGCTCAAACTGGTGCGCGGCGTCGACGGCGACGCCTTCATCTCCGTGGGTTCCGTCATGGGCGTCTACGGCAAGGGCTTCGAAGCCCTCAACAAGGTCTGA
- a CDS encoding cytidine deaminase yields the protein MKTKLSYDYEHYASTAELPEADRTLVAEAERATRRSHAPYSKFRVGAAARLASGKVLHAGNFESEVFPAGLCAERSLLFYVQTNFPDDPIETLAIASDPSPRECYPCGQCRQVMVDVERRQGRPMRIVMSGGGTASAVDTAEKLLPFTFKL from the coding sequence ATGAAGACGAAACTCTCTTACGATTACGAGCATTACGCCTCGACGGCCGAGCTGCCGGAAGCCGACCGGACGCTTGTGGCCGAGGCCGAGCGCGCCACGCGCCGCTCCCATGCACCCTACTCGAAATTCCGTGTGGGTGCGGCTGCACGCCTTGCCAGCGGCAAGGTGCTCCACGCCGGAAATTTCGAGAGCGAAGTCTTCCCCGCGGGGCTGTGCGCCGAACGCTCGCTGCTCTTCTACGTCCAGACCAACTTTCCCGACGATCCGATCGAGACGCTCGCCATCGCCTCCGACCCGTCGCCGCGCGAATGCTATCCCTGCGGCCAGTGCCGGCAGGTCATGGTCGACGTCGAACGCCGGCAGGGGCGGCCCATGCGCATCGTCATGTCGGGCGGCGGTACGGCCAGCGCGGTCGATACGGCCGAGAAACTCCTCCCCTTCACCTTCAAGCTCTGA
- the rlmD gene encoding 23S rRNA (uracil(1939)-C(5))-methyltransferase RlmD — protein sequence MARRKQNYPLIEGLEITTLAAEGKAMGRWQDQVVFVPMTVPGDLVDVQIRNRRRRFMEGTVVRYVHRSPLRVEPFCAHFGVCGGCKWQNLPYAEQLRFKTEQVRDQLARIGKIELPEIRPCLASAETQFYRNKLEFTFAPRRWMTYEEIAAGGDIDAGPALGFHIPNLFDKVLDIEKCWLQPEPSNALRNEIKRFALEHGYSFHNIREHAGLMRNLIVRTASTGEVMAIVVFGEEDTPRIEALMSHVAERFPQITSLFYVVNTKWNDSLADLTPVLYRGKDHILEQMEGLRFKVGPKSFYQTNSAQAYELYKVARDFAALTGGETLYDLYTGTGTIANFCAARCAKVVGVEYVPEAIDDAKVNSALNGIGNTRFYAGDMKAVLDDAFVAANGRPDVIILDPPRAGVDQPVIDVILRAAPERIVYVSCNPATQARDLALMDGAYRVEAVQPVDMFPHTHHVENVVKLVRR from the coding sequence ATGGCTCGCAGGAAACAGAATTATCCCCTCATCGAAGGGTTGGAAATTACGACGCTCGCCGCCGAAGGCAAGGCGATGGGACGCTGGCAGGATCAGGTGGTCTTCGTCCCGATGACCGTGCCGGGCGACTTGGTCGACGTGCAGATCCGCAACCGTCGCCGCCGCTTCATGGAGGGGACGGTCGTACGCTACGTGCACCGCTCGCCGCTGCGGGTCGAGCCTTTCTGCGCCCATTTCGGCGTCTGCGGAGGATGCAAATGGCAGAACCTTCCCTACGCCGAACAGCTCCGCTTCAAGACCGAGCAGGTGCGCGACCAGCTCGCCCGCATCGGCAAGATCGAGTTGCCTGAGATCCGTCCCTGCCTCGCCTCGGCCGAGACGCAGTTCTACCGCAACAAGCTGGAATTCACCTTCGCACCGCGCCGCTGGATGACCTACGAGGAGATTGCCGCCGGAGGCGACATCGACGCCGGCCCCGCGCTGGGATTCCATATCCCCAACCTCTTCGACAAGGTGCTCGACATCGAAAAGTGCTGGTTGCAGCCCGAGCCGTCGAACGCGCTGCGCAACGAGATCAAGCGCTTCGCGCTCGAACACGGCTATTCGTTCCACAACATCCGCGAGCACGCGGGGCTGATGCGCAACCTCATCGTCCGCACCGCCTCGACGGGCGAGGTCATGGCCATCGTCGTATTCGGCGAGGAGGACACTCCCCGCATCGAAGCGCTGATGAGCCACGTCGCGGAACGTTTTCCTCAGATCACGTCGCTCTTCTACGTGGTCAACACCAAGTGGAACGACTCGCTGGCAGACCTCACGCCCGTACTCTACCGCGGCAAGGACCATATCCTCGAACAGATGGAGGGGCTGCGTTTCAAGGTGGGTCCCAAATCGTTCTACCAGACCAATTCGGCGCAGGCCTACGAACTCTACAAGGTGGCGCGCGACTTCGCGGCGCTCACCGGCGGCGAGACGCTCTACGACCTCTACACCGGTACGGGCACCATCGCCAACTTCTGCGCCGCACGCTGCGCCAAGGTCGTGGGCGTGGAGTACGTCCCCGAAGCGATCGACGACGCGAAGGTCAATTCGGCGCTCAACGGCATCGGCAACACGCGCTTCTACGCCGGCGACATGAAGGCGGTGCTCGACGACGCGTTCGTGGCCGCCAACGGCCGCCCCGACGTCATCATCCTCGATCCGCCGCGCGCGGGGGTCGACCAGCCCGTGATCGACGTCATCCTGCGCGCCGCCCCCGAGCGGATCGTCTACGTGAGCTGCAATCCCGCCACGCAGGCGCGCGACCTGGCGCTCATGGACGGCGCCTACCGCGTCGAAGCGGTACAGCCCGTCGACATGTTCCCCCACACGCACCACGTGGAGAACGTGGTGAAGCTCGTGCGGCGGTAG
- the murA gene encoding UDP-N-acetylglucosamine 1-carboxyvinyltransferase, translating into MAYFQVEGGHRLHGEITPQGAKNEALQILCATLLTPRRVVVHNVPRILDVMQLIDLLRAMGVEVEQLADDTYAFCAREIDLDYLLTEDYRRRCARLRGSVMLIGPLLARFGVGYVPKPGGDKIGRRRLDTHFIGFQKLGAKFDFDAAEEFFSVDGKELCGCYMLLDEASVTGTANIVMAAVMARGTTTIYNAACEPYVQQLCRMLNRMGARISGIASNLLTIEGVEALDGTEHTLLPDMIEVGSFIGMAAMTQSELRIKDVSYADLGIIPAQFARMGIRFEQQGDDIYIPQQDHYGIESFIDGSIMTIADAPWPGLTPDLLSIFLVVATQAKGSVLIHQKMFESRLFFVDKLIDMGAQVILCDPHRATVIGHDHRIRLRATRMTSPDIRAGVALLIAAMSAEGRSTIQNIDQIDRGYCNIDGRLNALGARITRCEECG; encoded by the coding sequence ATGGCATATTTTCAGGTCGAAGGCGGGCACCGCCTTCACGGCGAGATCACCCCGCAGGGGGCCAAGAACGAAGCGTTGCAGATCCTCTGCGCCACGCTGCTGACGCCCCGGCGGGTCGTCGTGCACAACGTGCCCCGGATTCTGGACGTCATGCAGCTCATCGATCTGCTGCGGGCGATGGGGGTCGAGGTGGAGCAGCTGGCGGACGACACCTATGCGTTCTGCGCCCGCGAGATCGACCTCGACTACCTGCTGACCGAGGATTACCGCCGCCGCTGCGCACGGCTGCGCGGCTCGGTCATGCTCATCGGGCCGCTGCTGGCGCGCTTCGGCGTGGGGTACGTCCCCAAGCCGGGCGGCGACAAAATCGGGCGGCGGCGGCTGGACACCCATTTCATCGGTTTCCAGAAACTGGGAGCCAAGTTCGATTTCGACGCCGCCGAGGAGTTCTTCTCGGTCGACGGCAAAGAGTTGTGCGGTTGCTACATGCTGCTTGACGAGGCGTCGGTGACGGGTACGGCCAACATCGTCATGGCCGCCGTCATGGCCAGGGGGACGACGACGATCTACAACGCTGCCTGCGAGCCCTACGTGCAGCAGTTGTGCCGGATGCTCAACCGCATGGGCGCACGCATATCGGGTATCGCTTCGAACCTGCTTACGATCGAAGGGGTCGAGGCGCTCGACGGAACGGAACACACGCTGCTGCCCGATATGATCGAGGTGGGGTCGTTCATCGGCATGGCGGCCATGACGCAGTCGGAGTTGCGCATCAAGGACGTTTCGTACGCCGATCTGGGGATCATCCCTGCGCAGTTCGCCCGCATGGGCATCCGCTTCGAGCAGCAGGGCGACGATATCTATATCCCGCAGCAGGACCATTACGGCATCGAGTCGTTCATCGACGGTTCGATCATGACCATCGCCGACGCGCCGTGGCCTGGGTTGACGCCCGACCTGCTGTCGATCTTTCTGGTGGTGGCCACGCAGGCCAAGGGCTCGGTGCTCATCCACCAGAAGATGTTCGAGAGTCGCCTGTTCTTCGTCGACAAGCTCATCGACATGGGGGCGCAGGTGATCCTGTGCGACCCGCACCGTGCGACGGTCATCGGCCACGACCACCGCATCCGCCTGCGCGCCACGCGCATGACGTCGCCCGATATCCGCGCCGGCGTGGCGCTGTTGATCGCCGCGATGAGCGCCGAGGGACGCAGTACGATCCAGAACATCGACCAGATCGACCGCGGCTATTGCAATATCGACGGCCGGCTCAACGCGCTGGGCGCCCGCATCACCCGCTGCGAGGAGTGCGGGTAG
- a CDS encoding RluA family pseudouridine synthase gives MFSSDDILYEDNHLLVVNKRCGDLVQPDPSGQSALEDQIKAYIKRRDAKPGEVFLGVVHRIDRPVSGAVLFAKTSKALVRLNEMIRSGEIRKTYWAVTEQRPDPLEGELRHWVLRDGRTNRSRACDAPKPEAKEARLRYRTLGASTNYTLVEVELLTGRHHQIRAQLSKIGCPIKGDLKYGARRSNPDGGISLHSRAIEFTHPVRREPVRITAPVPAGDNLWAFFARNASEPCAC, from the coding sequence ATGTTCTCTTCCGACGATATTCTCTACGAAGACAACCACCTGCTGGTGGTCAACAAGCGCTGCGGCGACCTCGTACAACCCGATCCTTCGGGCCAAAGCGCCCTCGAAGACCAGATCAAGGCCTACATCAAACGCCGCGACGCGAAACCCGGCGAGGTGTTTCTCGGCGTCGTGCACCGCATCGACCGTCCCGTGAGCGGCGCAGTGCTCTTCGCCAAGACCTCGAAGGCGCTGGTGCGGCTCAATGAAATGATCCGTTCGGGCGAAATCCGCAAAACCTACTGGGCCGTCACGGAACAGCGGCCCGACCCGCTCGAAGGGGAACTGCGCCACTGGGTGCTGCGCGACGGCCGCACCAACCGCTCGCGCGCCTGCGACGCCCCGAAACCCGAAGCGAAGGAGGCGCGGCTGCGCTACCGCACGCTCGGCGCCTCGACCAACTACACGCTCGTCGAGGTCGAACTGCTTACGGGCCGCCACCACCAGATCCGCGCCCAGCTCTCGAAGATCGGCTGCCCGATCAAGGGCGACTTGAAATACGGCGCCCGCCGCTCGAACCCCGACGGCGGCATCTCGCTCCACTCGCGGGCGATCGAATTCACGCATCCCGTCCGTCGGGAGCCGGTGCGCATCACGGCCCCCGTCCCCGCCGGCGACAACCTCTGGGCCTTCTTCGCCCGTAACGCCTCCGAACCATGCGCCTGCTGA
- a CDS encoding TIGR01212 family radical SAM protein (This family includes YhcC from E. coli K-12, an uncharacterized radical SAM protein.), producing MYPWGDARPYHSYAAYCRRTFGRPIQKLPVDGGFTCPNRDGTVGHGGCSFCSNEAFTPAYCDPRRTVRQQVDDAIAFHRRGFPAGTGFLVYFQSYSNTYAPLERLQRLFGEALACPGVAGIVVGTRPDCVDAAKLDYLADLARRTYVCVEYGIESTSDATLRTIDRGHDFAAARRAVEATAARGVAVGAHFILGLPDESDAELLDRTRIINALPLATVKFHQLQFVEGTRMTDLYDAEPARFRRWTAAEYVDLTAEILRRLRPDIAVERIAGQTPPRIRCRRPWGNLRGDALWRMLEKRLVEKNAHQGEFFVSSQR from the coding sequence ATGTACCCCTGGGGCGACGCACGACCCTATCACAGCTATGCGGCCTACTGCCGCCGCACCTTCGGCCGGCCGATACAGAAACTTCCGGTCGACGGAGGTTTCACCTGCCCCAACCGCGACGGCACGGTAGGACACGGCGGCTGTTCGTTCTGCTCGAACGAGGCCTTCACGCCCGCCTACTGCGACCCGCGCCGCACCGTCCGGCAGCAGGTCGACGACGCGATCGCCTTCCACCGGCGCGGGTTTCCGGCCGGAACGGGATTCCTGGTCTACTTCCAGTCGTACAGCAATACCTATGCGCCGCTCGAACGGCTCCAACGGCTCTTCGGGGAGGCGCTCGCCTGCCCCGGCGTCGCGGGGATCGTCGTGGGCACCCGTCCCGACTGCGTGGATGCGGCCAAGCTGGACTATCTGGCCGACCTCGCCCGCCGCACCTACGTCTGCGTCGAGTACGGCATCGAATCGACCTCCGACGCCACGCTGCGCACGATCGACCGGGGCCACGACTTCGCCGCGGCACGACGCGCCGTCGAGGCGACGGCCGCACGCGGCGTCGCCGTGGGCGCGCACTTCATCCTCGGCCTGCCCGACGAGAGCGACGCGGAGCTGCTCGACCGCACGCGCATCATCAACGCGCTGCCGCTCGCCACGGTCAAGTTCCACCAGTTGCAGTTCGTCGAGGGGACGCGCATGACCGACCTCTACGACGCGGAGCCCGCGCGGTTCCGCCGCTGGACGGCCGCCGAATACGTCGACCTGACGGCCGAAATCCTGCGCCGCCTGCGGCCCGACATCGCCGTCGAACGCATCGCGGGCCAGACGCCGCCCCGCATCCGCTGCCGGCGGCCGTGGGGCAACCTGCGCGGCGATGCGCTGTGGCGGATGCTCGAAAAAAGACTCGTCGAAAAAAACGCGCATCAGGGCGAATTTTTCGTATCTTCGCAGCGTTAA
- the dtd gene encoding D-aminoacyl-tRNA deacylase: MRLLIQRVRRASVTIDGTLHSSIGAGLLLLVGIEEADTQEDIDYLAGKASRLRVFDDEAGVMNLDVRQTAGELLVVSQFTLHASTRKGNRPSYFRAAGEAFARPMYERFVAALAAASGRPVRTGEFGADMAVELVNDGPVTIWIDSKNKE; this comes from the coding sequence ATGCGCCTGCTGATCCAACGCGTCCGCCGCGCCTCGGTCACGATCGACGGCACACTCCATTCGTCGATCGGAGCGGGACTGCTGCTGCTCGTCGGCATCGAGGAGGCCGATACGCAGGAGGACATCGACTATCTGGCGGGCAAAGCCTCGCGCCTGCGCGTCTTCGACGACGAAGCGGGGGTGATGAACCTCGACGTGCGGCAGACCGCGGGCGAGCTGCTCGTCGTGAGCCAGTTCACGCTTCACGCCTCGACGCGCAAGGGCAACCGCCCCTCCTATTTCCGCGCCGCGGGCGAAGCCTTCGCACGACCGATGTACGAGCGGTTCGTCGCGGCGCTCGCAGCCGCGAGCGGCCGCCCCGTCCGCACGGGCGAGTTCGGCGCCGACATGGCCGTCGAACTGGTCAACGACGGGCCGGTGACGATCTGGATCGATTCGAAAAACAAAGAGTGA
- a CDS encoding YitT family protein — protein sequence MRNIAFPNLLKTLREYVLMTAGLLIYSFGWIACIKPMEVAAGGGTGLAMIVSHTAAEMWGVDIRIGTVFLTINAFLLLLSGLTVGWNFGFKTLFCIVVASGFMALMEPYFMVHYPPSGDVLGLDDKLLTIILGALLAGAGMAVCFTAGGATGGTDIVAKIFHKYWGVAYGKVIIYTDILIIGSTLLVGYGLSDVVYGYIVTVVVGTSVDLLMAGSQQSNQIFIVTADYDRMAEAILHEADRGVTLIDATGGYSRHEIRIVMVVCYKRDAGHVLRIARDVDPKAFVTIASVSGTYGEGFRKLTQLR from the coding sequence ATGCGAAACATTGCCTTCCCCAACCTGCTGAAAACCCTTCGGGAATATGTTCTCATGACCGCGGGCCTGCTGATCTACTCGTTCGGGTGGATCGCCTGCATCAAGCCCATGGAGGTGGCCGCCGGCGGCGGCACGGGGCTGGCGATGATCGTCAGCCACACGGCCGCCGAAATGTGGGGCGTCGACATCCGCATCGGTACGGTATTCCTGACGATCAACGCCTTCCTGCTGCTCCTGTCGGGGCTGACGGTGGGGTGGAACTTCGGTTTCAAGACTCTCTTCTGCATCGTCGTGGCATCGGGATTCATGGCGCTCATGGAACCCTATTTCATGGTCCACTACCCGCCGTCGGGCGACGTGCTGGGACTCGACGACAAGCTGCTCACGATCATCCTCGGCGCACTGCTCGCAGGCGCCGGCATGGCCGTCTGCTTCACCGCCGGCGGCGCCACGGGCGGCACGGACATCGTCGCCAAAATCTTCCACAAATACTGGGGCGTCGCCTACGGCAAAGTCATCATCTACACCGACATACTCATCATCGGCTCGACGCTGCTGGTAGGCTACGGCCTCTCGGACGTGGTCTACGGCTACATCGTCACGGTGGTCGTCGGCACGTCGGTCGACCTGCTCATGGCCGGCAGCCAGCAGTCGAACCAGATCTTCATCGTCACGGCCGACTACGACCGCATGGCCGAAGCGATCCTGCACGAAGCCGACCGCGGCGTGACGCTCATCGACGCCACGGGCGGCTACTCGCGCCACGAAATCCGCATCGTCATGGTCGTCTGCTACAAGCGCGACGCGGGACACGTCCTGCGCATCGCCCGCGACGTCGACCCCAAAGCCTTCGTCACCATCGCATCGGTTTCGGGCACCTACGGCGAAGGATTCCGCAAACTGACCCAACTCCGCTGA
- a CDS encoding SIMPL domain-containing protein, translating to MKKLILMAAVMLSVLPAAAQEQASKFDASYIQVWGQAEKEITPDEFYLSVTINEKDSKGKISIQTQERAMLDALKKLGVDTQKQLRVVDMSSEYFKKGNALAWKQFQLKLNTPEQVAQVFGSLNDLGISNVSMEKVTHSQLDQYKNEVRIAAMKSAQANAQTLAGAIGQKAGKCFYIYDSNNDVVPYYGNVFMARSMKAAVANDAAEAAGEAAGLDFKTIKLKYSIQAKFVLE from the coding sequence ATGAAAAAACTCATTTTAATGGCTGCGGTCATGCTGTCGGTACTCCCCGCGGCGGCGCAGGAACAGGCTTCGAAATTCGACGCCAGTTATATTCAGGTCTGGGGCCAGGCCGAAAAGGAGATCACTCCCGACGAATTCTACCTCTCGGTCACGATCAACGAGAAGGATTCGAAGGGTAAGATCTCGATCCAGACGCAGGAGCGCGCCATGCTCGACGCGCTGAAAAAACTGGGCGTCGACACGCAGAAGCAGCTTCGCGTAGTAGACATGTCGAGCGAATACTTCAAAAAGGGCAACGCCTTGGCATGGAAACAGTTCCAGCTCAAACTGAACACACCGGAACAGGTGGCGCAGGTTTTCGGATCGCTCAACGATCTGGGCATTTCGAACGTTTCGATGGAGAAGGTGACCCACTCGCAACTGGATCAGTATAAGAACGAAGTGCGCATCGCCGCCATGAAGAGCGCGCAGGCCAACGCCCAAACGCTGGCCGGCGCCATCGGGCAGAAGGCGGGCAAATGCTTCTACATCTACGATTCGAACAACGACGTCGTGCCCTACTACGGCAACGTCTTCATGGCCCGCAGCATGAAGGCTGCGGTAGCCAACGACGCAGCCGAGGCGGCGGGCGAAGCAGCCGGACTGGACTTCAAGACGATCAAGCTCAAATACAGCATACAGGCCAAATTCGTGCTCGAATAA
- a CDS encoding DNA/RNA non-specific endonuclease, which produces MTVVCERSTEPACTLRDLAPETDYELYCYVVAGGHTFRSETISFTTLEKGEEPEPTPDGKIVFGTLTVSERTATSATAAVTYTCEGEATVTDAGFLLKKAGQSAETRQSCGTAATSLRYTFTGLSENTSYEVAAYVVTPSKTWRSTAVGFTTEAGAVTPPDNNTRHKGWAELPNEVSNGDYLYVDHECAMEKGARARNFTACYSKSKLCPVWVAAPLHDAYAKKNVERKNSYKDDPDLPYEQVGKWDGYTRGHMLGSAERLVSREANSQVMYFSNIGPQLGQNDYFNGGGGQWNTAEDWVDEQWRGLADTCYQVVGCYWANTNKKVSGTTIPTHYFTVLLKAKKSAGKKWVVNCTRDELQCIALFIEHKSYSKNAVTKPAQFDSKGIFMRVSDLEAKTGHKFFMNVPNAPKDTYDTRDWNF; this is translated from the coding sequence GTGACGGTCGTCTGCGAACGGTCGACCGAACCGGCCTGCACGCTGCGAGACCTCGCGCCCGAAACCGACTACGAACTCTACTGCTATGTAGTTGCCGGAGGCCATACCTTCCGCAGCGAAACGATTTCGTTCACCACGCTCGAAAAGGGCGAGGAGCCCGAACCGACACCCGACGGGAAGATCGTCTTCGGCACGCTGACCGTCTCGGAGCGCACCGCCACCTCGGCCACGGCCGCCGTCACTTACACCTGCGAAGGCGAAGCGACGGTCACCGACGCGGGTTTCCTGCTGAAAAAGGCGGGGCAGAGCGCCGAGACCAGGCAGTCGTGCGGTACGGCAGCGACCTCGCTGCGCTACACCTTCACCGGTCTGAGCGAAAACACCTCCTACGAGGTCGCGGCCTACGTCGTCACGCCGTCGAAGACCTGGCGCAGCACGGCCGTCGGGTTCACCACCGAGGCAGGCGCCGTCACGCCGCCCGACAACAATACCCGCCACAAAGGCTGGGCGGAACTGCCGAACGAAGTGTCGAACGGCGACTACCTCTACGTCGACCATGAATGCGCGATGGAAAAGGGGGCCAGAGCCCGCAACTTCACCGCCTGTTACAGCAAATCGAAGCTCTGCCCCGTGTGGGTCGCCGCGCCGTTGCACGACGCCTATGCGAAGAAGAACGTCGAGCGCAAAAATTCCTACAAGGACGATCCCGACCTGCCCTATGAACAGGTCGGGAAATGGGACGGTTACACGCGCGGGCACATGCTCGGATCCGCCGAGCGGCTGGTAAGCCGCGAGGCCAACAGCCAGGTGATGTACTTCTCGAACATCGGCCCCCAACTCGGCCAAAACGACTATTTCAACGGCGGCGGCGGTCAGTGGAACACCGCCGAAGACTGGGTGGACGAGCAGTGGCGCGGATTGGCCGATACCTGCTATCAGGTGGTGGGCTGCTATTGGGCCAACACCAACAAGAAGGTCTCCGGTACGACGATCCCGACCCACTATTTCACCGTGCTGCTCAAAGCCAAGAAGAGCGCCGGAAAGAAATGGGTGGTGAACTGTACGCGCGACGAGTTGCAATGCATCGCCCTGTTTATCGAGCACAAGTCCTACTCGAAGAACGCCGTGACGAAACCCGCTCAATTCGACTCGAAAGGCATCTTCATGCGCGTCTCCGATCTCGAAGCGAAGACCGGACACAAATTCTTCATGAACGTTCCCAACGCTCCGAAGGACACCTACGACACACGCGACTGGAACTTCTGA